In the Styela clava chromosome 8, kaStyClav1.hap1.2, whole genome shotgun sequence genome, one interval contains:
- the LOC120346387 gene encoding uncharacterized protein LOC120346387: MEMEDSLHFEVPFTLLFRQWKVDNTKDAILSCLLLMIISLLYECLKYGRFHLNTVLGKAINHTEGRATSKVIRKVSTSPSCQCVPINSTKQPIRTPKVKRSKCSSIRRFLKSSVLILHLTCCLMYGLEMFISLSLMLSAMSFHIGVIVSIVVGAVSAKIILMWPRGTRPVSDNVLNDTQCH, from the exons ATGGAAATGGAAGATTCGTTACATTTTGAAGTTCCTTTCACACTGTTATTTAGACAATGGAAAGTAGATAATACAAAag atgcaataCTTTCTTGCCTCCTGCTGATGATTATATCGTTGTTGTACGAATGCTTAAAATACGGCCGATTCCACCTCAACACCGTCTTAGGAAAAGCAATCAACCATACGGAAGGGCGGGCAACATCCAAAGTGATTAGAAAG GTTTCCACTTCCCCTTCATGCCAATGCGTACCGATAAATAGTACCAAACAACCGATTCGTACTCCCAAAGTAAAAAGATCGAAGTGTTCATCGATTAGAAG ATTTTTGAAGTCTTCAGTCCTAATATTGCACTTGACTTGCTGCCTCATGTACGGGCTAGAAATGTTCATATCACTGTCTCTTATGTTGTCGGCAATGTCATTTCACATTGGTGTAATAGTCAGCATAGTTGTTGGAGCAGTGTCGGCAAAAATTATTCTGATGTGGCCAAGGGGTACAAGACCAGTCAGCGATAATGTGTTAAATGATACTCAATGTCATTAG
- the LOC120346385 gene encoding uncharacterized protein LOC120346385, translating to MRSQNTTQELFSTVVSTLLEVTSEKGLNEEAFRITVGSILNGTTVREDVEILTSASNSEDTNNTVPVKNDTFTSVTPAINHSTTTDISLAELTTSSDPDIETSKNILSEFTTYISTQNNSQPVEFEENESTTISVVSSSTATSGPETTHHIGLTSAASESTIMSTFEGSGVGEISTTTTDAKSTSVPKEQTTYESVTTSYVISTPPDQESTQASLIPNKSTNAFYNSTATVSTKGIESTSSAALIWGLQPLHLGLIIAGAVVAIVVILLVLLYYCKRQKQLNEIKHSKSASDAWITRPGSSGVALTDITYRNGYDFEKGESGLEGLAQAPVVNIFASNNAAFDGDGASSEVACSPSHRDTLAARSKEAFSSPEKNRNKNLTPAQIPVLSPTKGISDHSSVKSEQASLNNSVGVSSDDESGRQKSFLHQSSFSPKKTKNDTDGSSPDLIPPSDAPPLPPAPPTPPAASASPTPDLATTGSSSIPPAPPPPPAI from the exons ATGAGGTCACAAAATACTACGCAAGAGCTATTCAGTACTGTAGTTTCGACTTTGCTGGAAGTCACTTCTGAAAAAGGATTAAATGAAGAGGCATTTCGAATTACGGTTGGTAGCATTTTGAACGGAACTACGGTGCGTGAGGACGTGGAAATTTTGACGTCAGCCTCAAATTCTGAGGATACAAACAACACAGTCCCAGTAAAAAATGATACCTTTACCTCGGTGACACCTGCGATTAATCACTCAACTACAACCGATATTTCACTGGCTGAGCTGACAACCTCTTCTGATCCTGACATAGAAACATCGAAGAACATACTTTCTGAATTCACCACCTACATTAGCACCCAAAACAATAGTCAACCAGTTGAATTTGAAGAAAACGAGTCTACTACAATTTCAGTAGTAAGTTCGTCTACAGCAACTTCAGGGCCAGAAACTACACACCATATTGGCCTGACATCTGCTGCTTCAGAATCTACAATTATGTCAACGTTTGAAGGTTCCGGCGTTGGCGAAATATCAACGACCACAACAGATGCAAAATCAACATCAGTTCCTAAAGAACAAACTACTTATGAAAGTGTGACAACTTCTTACGTTATAAGTACTCCTCCGGACCAGGAAAGTACCCAAGCTTCGCTTATTCCAAACAAATCAACAAACGCATTCTACAATTCGACGGCAACCGTCTCTACTAAAGGCATAGAATCTACTTCTTCTGCTGCTCTCATATGGGGTTTACAGCCTCTGCATTTAGGTCTCATCATAGCTGGAGCGGTCGTAGCAATAGTGGTAATTCTTCTCGTGTTGCTGTATTACTGCAAGCGTCAAAAACAG ttgaatgaaataaaacatagtAAATCCGCAAGCGATGCGTGGATAACCAGACCAGGATCATCAGGGGTGGCACTGACCGATATAACGTACCGAAATGGATACGATTTCGAAAAAGGAGAATCTGGTTTGGAAGGATTAGCACAAGCACCAGtg GTCAATATATTCGCTTCAAACAATGCAGCATTTGATGGAGATGGAGCTTCCTCAGAGGTTGCTTGTTCGCCGTCGCATCGTGATACCCTAGCTGCTCGTAGCAAGGAGGCATTTTCCTCGCCAGAAAAAAATCGCAACAAAAATTTAACCCCAGCACAGATTCCAGTCTTGTCTCCAACAAAGGGAATATCAGATCATTCATCAGTGAAAAGTGAACAGGCATCACTAAATAATTCTGTTGGTGTCTCGAGCGATGATGAGAGCGGGCGTCAGAAATCATTTCTGCACCAGTCATCTTTCTCGccaaaaaagacaaaaaatgaCACCGATGGTTCGTCGCCGGATTTAATTCCACCTTCAGATGCTCCTCCACTACCGCCAGCGCCTCCAACGCCACCTGCAGCAAGCGCATCCCCCACGCCCGACTTGGCTACTACGGGATCTTCTTCAATTCCTCCTGCTCCGCCGCCACCTCCCGCCATATAA